The following is a genomic window from Bos taurus isolate L1 Dominette 01449 registration number 42190680 breed Hereford chromosome 11, ARS-UCD2.0, whole genome shotgun sequence.
CCCACCAAGTATCAGGTGCCAGATGCGTCGCTGCGAGAGTCCTCCCCGCACCCCCACTTCAGCATCGGCCGCAGGCACCCCACCCATGGTGCgtgcccctccccacaccccctcaCCTGGAGAGGGACCCTGGCCACAGGCACCCCTGTGACCCTGTGCCCACTACAGAAGGCGGAGGCCGCAGGGCGTGGCAGACTGTGTGGTTCCAGAGTGAAAGCCCCTTCACCCAGAAAACTGACTTCAACCGAGAGCAGAAGGTGGGGCCAGCCTGCAGGTCCTGGGTGGGGTGGGCCCCCCGAGGGGCAGGCCTGCAGCAGCCGCGTCTCCCCACAGTGGCCATCGCCTGCCGACTACCAGCTGCCCAGCCCGCCTGCCTGCCCAGCCTTCAGCTTCAGGGCCCGCCCTGCCTCCAGGCCGCCTGAGGCCCGAGCCCGCCAGGGGGTGCTGCAGGGCGGGCGCGCAGGGCCCTGGGCCCAGCCCCTCCTGCAGGCCCCTCCGCCCACAGGGGACGAGACGGGGCCTGGCCCCAGCACCTACAACATCCTTCCGGGCTGCCGTCTGAAGGGCCCGTGCCCACCCGCCTTCTCCATGGGCCGCTCGCCCCTGCTGGCCTCCTGGGTGGGCTCCTGTAaggtggggggaggcggggggcggGAGGGGTGGACCTGGGCGGCACAGGTGGGCACAGTGACTGCACCCGCCTCCCCTCTGCAGCCTGCACCCCAGGCCCGGCCGCCTACGACGTGGAGGACTGCTACAGCTCACGGTTCCCCTCGGCACCCGGGGTGGCCATCCAAGGCGTGCGGAGGCCCAAGCGCCACAACACTGGCCCCTTCtgtgcgctctagagcctgcggGGTGCACCCGGCCTGCCGGGTCAGCACATGAAACCCTGCCCCCCGGGGGCCTTGCTGGGCCTCCCTCTGGAActcagtgccccccacccccggcctggCCTTCTGACTCTCTGGGCACGTCTGATCCACCCTCCTGACCAGCCAACCCCTCTGAGCTGTGGACGAGGAGGGCCCACCCTCTTGCTATATACCGAGGTGCTGTTGGTTCGTCCGAGTTGTGTGTGCTTGGAGACCGCTGGCCCTTCCTGAGCCGTCCTGCAGAGTGGCCCACGGCTGACCTGCTGCGTCTGCTGTCCCCTGGCCaggtccccttctctttcccttcaGTGCTCTCTTCTCTAGAGTGGCTGGTGTGGCAGCCTGAGCCTGCCTGGCCTGGGGCAGGGTGGGACGGGGCCCTGTGGGCCATGCGGATGCCCCCACCTAGCTGTGCCAGCCAGTGGAGGGGTCCAGCTGCTGGACTCCCTAAGGGTTGGGCCGCTTGCCGAGCTGAGGAGCCAactgttgg
Proteins encoded in this region:
- the STPG3 gene encoding protein STPG3 isoform X1, whose amino-acid sequence is MNFDQKAVKFLANFHINGGRHWTHGSLKQKPPVTSQLNAAVLLSGLELGLGATWEEMWPPAVQELQVGLRTQTSPLQEPLTRNLRGLLLEQRPPIVTDLHVPGPTKYQVPDASLRESSPHPHFSIGRRHPTHEGGGRRAWQTVWFQSESPFTQKTDFNREQKWPSPADYQLPSPPACPAFSFRARPASRPPEARARQGVLQGGRAGPWAQPLLQAPPPTGDETGPGPSTYNILPGCRLKGPCPPAFSMGRSPLLASWVGSSCTPGPAAYDVEDCYSSRFPSAPGVAIQGVRRPKRHNTGPFCAL
- the STPG3 gene encoding protein STPG3 isoform X2, with product MNFDQKAVKFLANFHINGGRHWTHGSLKQKPPVTSQLNAAVLLSGLELGLGATWEEMWPPAVQELQYQVPDASLRESSPHPHFSIGRRHPTHEGGGRRAWQTVWFQSESPFTQKTDFNREQKWPSPADYQLPSPPACPAFSFRARPASRPPEARARQGVLQGGRAGPWAQPLLQAPPPTGDETGPGPSTYNILPGCRLKGPCPPAFSMGRSPLLASWVGSSCTPGPAAYDVEDCYSSRFPSAPGVAIQGVRRPKRHNTGPFCAL